TAAGATAGACCCAACCTTGAATCCCAATGAGTGCAATGTATGCTTGGAAGTTTTTCAATAGGGTGACCTGATGCATCGAACTGCCTTAGGCATGGAACAACCAAATATAGAAAACACTGACCTCCTCCCCGCCCTAAAGGACGAGGCTTTAAAAAGGAAAATGTCAGGTAAAAGAAAGTTTTGAGAGGAAAATCAACCTTATCTCGATTTTCAAACCTAATCAGTTTTCATATCGAAATTACAAGGTGATAATGGAAAACTTTATATGACATGTGGCAAATCTAGTATGGTGGTTTCCATGCCTAAAATACTCGTCAAGAGAATCCTAGATGAACCGGAACTATATATAATTCGGGTGGATGACGACCAGATAAGGTACTTTGAAGCCATGTGGAGCATTCCAGAAGGAATAACATACAACTCATACCTAATGAAGCTCGGAGATGAAGTAGTCCTTTTCGATACTGTAAAGAGAGAGTATGCAGAAATGTTCATAGAGGAACTCAAAAGGCTCATCGACTTAGAAGAGATAACTAGGATAGTCGTTCATCACACAGAGCCAGATCACAGTGGAGCACTTCCACAGGTTCTAAAGGAGAACAATTACAGGGCCCAGGTAATAGGAACGACATTCGCTAAGAATTTACTAGAGGGATTCTATGGGAAGGACGTCATAAAGAACTTCAAGGTAGTTAAGGATGGAGAGGAAATGAAAATTGGAGACAGAACCTTCAGGTTTATTACCGTCCCATGGCTCCACTGGCCGGATACAATGATAACTTATGTCGTCGAGGACAAACTGATCTTTAGTTGCGATGCTGGAGGGGGATATTCAATTCCCGAGGATATTGACGATGAAAGAGACGAGGTTGTCCAAAGATATTTACCCTACGTGACTAAGTATGTTGTCACAGTCATTGGACATTATTACAAATACATAGTCCAGAATATAAAGAAGCTAAAGCGTCTAGGAATAATTGACAGTGCAAAGATGATACTGCCAGGCCATGGGCTTATATGGAGGAAAGATCCAAAGAGAATCTTTGAACATTATGAAAAAATAGGAGCCGGAATTCCAGAGAAAGACAAGGTTTTGGTAATATATGATTCAATGTATGGCTTTGTTGAAGAAAGAATGAGGATAGTCATTGACGAGCTGAGGAAGCTTGGAAAAAAGGTTAGTGTTTATAAGTTTACCGATAAAGAGAACCCTTCTGTTGCAGACATCCTAGGAGAAGTACCGACTGCAGAAGCCCTGATAATAGGAGCCTCAACATTTGAAGCTGATATCCATCCTAGAATTAGATACACCCTATTTGAAATCCTCGACAAGGCAAACTATGAAAAGCCTGTCCTTATTGTAGGAGCATTTGGATGGGGAGGAGTTGCTGGGAGAAAGATAGAGACAATGATATCTAGGAGCAAGTTTGACCATGTAGCAACGGTCGAAAGCAGAGGAAAGCCATCAAAAGAAGACGAGGAAAATTTAAGAAAAGCTGTGAAAATGTTATTCTCTTAACTTTCCCTATTTTTCTGGGACGAACACTACAGAGTTTTTTGTTATCTCATACCTCCAAGATTTAAGATTGTAGTCCATAAAGGGGCTTCTAATTATCGTCAAAACTCTCTGGATTGAGACTCCGCTAACTCTAACTTCTAATCTTATAACATTCAAAGCAAAACTATTCACGATCTCAAGAATACTCTCTGGAAACATTTTTGTATCGAATGTTATAATTACACTATTTCCGGGAGCACGGGATAGAACCTTTGTTATACCTGGAATCATTAGTGTTAGTTCACTTTTGTGTCTAACACCATAGATGTCCAAACCTAACACGAAGAATATTGAGTTTTTTAATCCCTTTACAGCTTCTCCTATTCTCCCAACGATTAATTCTGGATCTGAAGTCTCAATTATTAAGGAAGGCCTTAAATCTTCCTCAAGGAACGGATTTATAGAGATCAGCTTATCTGCACCGAATACTTCCTCTGCATCTTTAAATATAGACTTCAAATATCTCATAACAGCAGCATACGCATCATTGAAAGATATCACAACGAATTTCTCGTAATCACTTCTCAACATTTTTGCCAAATTATACAAAATAACTTCTATATCGCTTCCTATCTCATGGGTGATTAAGGTTGGGCTTAACCTCCTAGCAGCCTCTGCAATTATCTTCAATGGATCCTCCATGGTCAATCACCATATATTTCCTTAAGTATCTCTACTAGTTCCTCTAAAGTTTCTGGGGGTTCTGATCCACCTAATACGTCTTTCACTTGATCTATGACTACCATTTCCAACAATCTAGCACTATATTCCCCAAATAATTTTGCAACAGCACTTTTAAATTCTTTTGGATTTGAATAAGCTACTTCAAGTCCCTTTCCTAAAGAAACTTTTAAATGAGTCTCTAATACTGCCTTTAGCCCTGGACTTACCTTGTCTAGGGCCGAAGCCAAAGCTTTGACTAAGATTTCTTCACCCTTACTCATATATTACCACCCCTGAATCTGTGATTTCGTACCTGTGAATCTTTCTGGAATGGTTTGACCCCCTTGCCTTGACTATTAACAGCCTTCTTTCTAGTTTATCTCCAACTAAAAAGTATTTTAGCCAGATTATTATATCGGCCAAAGTACTCGCATGAGTTGAAGGGACAGCATTTCCATTGCTTTCCTCCGTTAGGGTAAAGTACAGAGTGGTTTTCATGTCCTTTGCTAGAATAGATAAATATCTGAGAACTTTTCCTAAGTCCCTTTCATTTATGTGTTCCCGAAGAGAGCTTAAGCTATCAATTACTATTCCTGTTGGGTGGAACTCTTCAATTATCTTCCTTATTTCTATGAATATCCTTAGAGGGGTAGTCGCTTCTGGAATCCAACTAAATAACAGCAAATTACCAGAGTCTAAAGCTTCCCAGATTTTAAAACCATAGTTCTGAGCAGTCCTTAATAGTTGATCAATTGGCTCCTCAAAGGTTATATAGACAATCCTTTTCCCTTCTAGGGCATTTTTAACGGCAAAATGTAGAGCAAAGGATGTTTTTCCAGTTCCTGTCATTCCTACAAGAAGCAATGTTGATCCAAGATATATTCCTCCGCCAAGAAGCTTATCAAGTTGCTCTATTCCAGTACTTATTCTCTCCCAGCCAGGTTCAAATTCTGCTCTTTTCAGCTCAGGAACGTCAAAAAATTCAATACCTCTCTCCGTTATCGCATATTCGTATTCAGGCTTCTTTATGTTCCTTCTTCTCATCTTTCTTACCTCAAGCGTTCTAACTATATTTTCTCCTAACCCCCTACTCTTAAGAACAAGAACACCATCAACGACGAACTCCTCTATTCCAAATCCGATTTTATCTTCTCCTATTGGCTTCTCAGCAATTAGAAACACCGTCGAATTATACACCTTAGCTAGTCTCCCCAACATTGTATGCAAAAACGTTCTGAGCTTTTCTTTTCCTAGCATTTGAGCTATTACAGTTATTGAATCAAAAACAATCCTTTCTGGCCTAAATTTTATGATCTCACTCATTATGAGTTCAATTTCTTTTTCTATTGTTTCTGGTGGAACCGTGACTAAGTCTAAAAACTTAAACATGTTCTCCTTTTCAAGAGTCTCAAAATCCATTCCAAACATCTTCATCTGCTCATAGAATTCTGCCTTAGTTTCACTAAAGGACACATAAATCCCCTTTTCTCCAAACAATTTTGCACCGTTATGTAAAAAGGTTGCGGAGAATATCGTTTTTCCCGACCCAGGCTCTCCAGCCACAAGGATTATTGATCCCTCCGGAAATCCACCTTGAACAATGTAATCATCAAAATATTTCACTCCAAATAATCTTCCCATACTCTCACCCTATAATTAATTTTTCTTGAATAACTTTAATTTTGTTTTTAAAACTTCCACAAGATCTTGGTTCAATAAAGTAAACCAAATATGTTTGAACCACAAACCTTATAAGGACGAATCACAAAACTAAAAGTGAAGAATTCAAAAAAATGAGGTGATTAGAATGCTGAAAGATACCATCAAGAGTGGAGATTGGAAAGGAGAAAAACATGTACCCGTTATAGAGTACACAAGGGAGGGGGATCTAGTAAGGATAGAGGTAAGTGTTGGAAAAGAAATTCCCCATCCAAACACTCCAGAGCACCATATCGCCTGGATTGAACTATACTTCCATCCAGAGGGAGAGAACTTCCCCATAATGGTGGGGAGAGTTGCATTTACCTCCCATGGAGATCCACTCACAGAGCCAAGGGCAGTCTTTTTCCTAAAAACAACCAAAAAAGGCAAACTCTACGCGCTCAGCTATTGTAACATTCACGGCCTTTGGGAGAATGAAGTTACCCTTGAATGATTTACAAACTTTTGATATTTTGTCTTTATAAAATTTGAATGTTTTTCCCTGGGATAACACAAATGTTTATATCCTCCCCTCCTCCCCCATTTTTTGGTGGTTCTCTATGAGGATAGTTGTTATAGGCTCAGGAACGGCGGGAAGTAACTTTGCACTTTTCATGAGAAAACTTGACAGAAAAGCTGAGATAATCGTTATAGGAAAGGAAGACACGATGCAATATTCTCCCTGTGCTCTTCCCCACGTAATTAGTGGAACCATAGAAAAGCCTGAAGATGTCATAGTCTTTCCTAATGAATTCTATGAGAAGCAAAGAATAAAAATGATGCTTGGAACAGAAGCAAAAAAGATTGATAGAGAAAGGAAAGTCGTAATTACAGACAAGGGCGAAGTTTCATACGATAAGCTCGTTATTGCAACAGGATCAAAGGCGTTCATTCCCCCCATAAAGGGTGTCAGCAACGAGGGAGTTTTCACACTAAAAAGCCTTGATGATGTTAGGAGAATAAAAGAATACATAGAAAAGAGAGAACCCCAGAAAGCCGTAGTCATAGGGGCAGGGCTTATTGGCCTTGAAGGAGCGGAAGCTTTTGCAAAGCTGGGAATTGAAGTTTTAGTCGTAGAACTCTTAGAGCACCTTCTCCCAACAATGCTAGACAGGGACATGGCAAGAATAGTTCAAGAAGAAATGGAAAAGCACGGGATAAAATTCAAGTTTGGAATTGGGGTAAATGAGATAATCGGAAGCCCTGTTGAGAAAGTCAAAATTGGCAATGAGGAAGTTGAGGCTGATCTAGTTCTTGTTGCTACTGGAGTTAGGGCTAACGTAGATCTTGCAAGGGATGCGGGCCTTGATGTTAACAGAGGGATAATTGTTAATGAACACATGCAGACAAGTGATCCAGATATTTATGCAATTGGAGACTGTGCTGAGGTCATAGACGCTGTAACCGGCGAAAGAACATTGAGCCAACTTGGAACATCGGCCGTTAGAATGGCTAAGATTGCAGCTGAACATATTGCAGGAAAGAACTCAATATTTAGACCAGTGTTTAATACTGCAATTACAGAATTATTTAATTTAGAAATTGGGACGTTCGGAATGACAGAGGAAAGAGCGAAGAAACTCGGAATCGATGTTGTGGTTGGTAAATTCAAGGGATCTACAAAACCAGAGTACTATCCTGGAGGAAAGCCCATTACTGTTAAGCTTATATTTAGAAAAGAGGATAAAAAACTCATTGGTGCTCAAATAGTAGGGGGAGAGAGAGTTTGGGGCAGGATAATGACACTATCAGCTCTGGCCCAGAAAGGAGCAACTGTTGAAGACGTTGCTTATCTCGAGACGGCATACGCTCCTCCAATAAGCCCAACTATAGACCCGATTACAGTCGCCGCGGAGATGGCCATGAGGAAGTTCAAACTTTAACCTATTTTTTGAAAACTTTTAAATACATTTCTTACTACTTTTGTTGAGGATAACCATGAAGGGTCTAGCAAAGGCAGGTCTCTTCATTATACTATTCACACTATTTGCTATTCCAACATTAGCAAAAGAGAATATCGTGTACGTAGCTCAGATTAGGGGGCAGATAACATCCTATACATATGACCAGTTCAACAGGTACATAACACTCGCAGAAGAAAACAATGCCGAGGCCATAATAATTGAATTTGACACACCAGGAGGAAGAGGAGATGCTATGATGAATATTATTCAGAGAATCCAAGGAGCAAAGGTTCCAGTAATAATTTATGTATACCCCCCAGGAGCCACGGCAGCGTCCGCTGGAACTTACATTGCTCTGGGCTCTCACCTCATAGCGATGGCTCCAGGGACGAGCATAGGAGCATGTAGACCTATCCTAGGCTATGCCCAGAACGGTTCAATAATAGAGGCCCCTCCAAAGATCACCAACCATTACATAGCATACATAAAGAGTCTAGCCCAAGAAAGCGGGAGAAACGCAACTATAGCTGAGGAGTTCATAACAAAAGATCTAAGCTTAACCCCCGAAGAGGCTCTGAAATACGGTGTTATTGAAGTAATAGCTAGGGACGTTAATGAACTCCTCAAAAAGGCGAATGGTATGAAAACAAAGCTCCCTGTTAATGGTAAATACGTGACACTAAACTTCACTAACGTTAAAATAATAACACTAGAACCATCCTTTAAAGACAAGGTGATAACATATATAACCGACCCTAGCATAGCATACTTGCTTTTAACCCTGGGAATATGGGCATTAATAATAGGATTCTTAACCCCAGGGTGGCATGTACCAGAGACTATCGGGGCAATAATGATAGTCTTGGCAATAATAGGATTCGGGTATTTTGGATATAATGCAGCAGGATTGCTACTGATAATCGTGGGAATGCTATTCTTTGTTGCAGAAGCCCTGACCCCCACCTTTGGCCTGTTCACAGTTGCCGGGCTTATTTCATTCATCTTAGGAGGTATATTACTGTTTGGAGGTGGGGAAGTGGAGTATCTAGTGAACAAAGAGGTATTTTCACAGCTTAGGATAGTGATAATAACGATAGCAGCATTACTTGCGATATTCTTTGCTTTTGGAATGGCGGCTGTAATAAAGGCCCATAAGAAAAAGGCAGAAACAGGAAAAGAAGAAATGATAGGCCTCGTGGGAACTGTTGTCGAGGATCTAAATCCCGAAGGAATGATCAAGGTCAGGGGAGAGTTGTGGAGGGCCAAAAGTAAGTTTGGTAAGAAAATTGAAAAGGGAGAAAGAGTTAGAGTGGTTGATATGGAGGGACTGACACTTATTGTTGTTAGGGAGGGTGAAGAAAGATGATAATTCCTGGAAATATTATCGTTATAGGGATCGTCCTACTCTTTATATTGATATTCCTGGCAAGTGCCATAAAGATAGTAAAAGAGTATGAGAGAGCAGTAATATTTAGACTCGGTAGAGTTGTAGGTGCCAGAGGACCAGGACTGTTCTTCATAATCCCAATATTTGAAAAGGCAGTGATAGTTGATCTAAGAACTCAAGTATTAGATGTCCCAGTACAGGAAACGATAACTAAGGACAATGTGCCTGTTAGGGTTAATGCAGTAGTCTACTTTAGAGTAGTTGATCCAGTCAAAGCTGTAACTCAGGTTAGGAATTACATTATGGCAACATCCCAGATATCGCAAACGACTTTGAGAAGCGTTATAGGACAGGCCCACCTAGATGAGCTACTCAGTGAAAGGGACAAATTGAACATGCAACTCCAGAGGATAATTGATGAAGCTACGGATCCCTGGGGGATTAAGGTTACTGCGGTAGAAATAAAGGATGTCGAACTACCTGCTGGAATGCAGAGGGCTATGGCAAAACAAGCAGAAGCAGAGAGAGAAAGAAGGGCCAGAATTTTACTTGCCGAGGCTGAAAGACAAGCCGCGGAGAAGCTTAGAGAGGCTGCGGAGATTATAAGCGAGCACCCAATGGCTCTGCAACTTAGAACACTCCAGACGATAAGTGACGTTGCTAGTGACAAGAGTAATGTGATAGTTTTGACACTACCCATGGAGATGCTAAAACTTTTCAAGAGTCTAGCCGAAGCAGCAGAAGCTTACAAGGAGAAAGTAGAGAAAGAAGAAAAGGAATAATCTCTTTAATCTATTCTTTTAATCCTCTCCACTTTATATAACCTCCAAGAAGGAACTTCCCTGGCATCATTGGGTGATAAGCATAAACTCTTACCGCATAGTGCCAACAGGGGTCATTTAAGTTCTGGAGGGCTTTGCCTCTATATGTATATACATATCTTCCATTCCCTAACTCTTTTGTTTTCCTGAGCTCCACTATATGAGGCTTTAGTATCTTAAACTTCTCCTCTCTTATTCCGTAATACAGTTCAACTCTGACGTCTTCTGGGGAGAGACCGTTAAGATTCACGGTAACTTCGACTAGATGCTCATTAACCTTAACGTCCTCAATTTCAACTTTCTCCCACTCCTTCATTACCCTTGCTTTCCATCTTGCTAGTTCTTTTGCCCATTTATAGTTGTCTCTGCTAAGGTATATTCCGAGCTCCATGGCCTTTGAGTAAAACTTAGTAACATAATCCTTGACCATTCTATGAGTGCTGAACCTAGGAGCTATTGTTTTTATGCTCTCCTTCATCATCCTGATCCATGCATCCCTGTTTTCGTAGTACATGGGTACTACAACACCCTCGAGGATGTCGTACAAACTGATTGCATCCCAATAGTCGTCAGCCTCGGTTTCAGGTTCCGTGCTCGTGTCCCCGATCACCCAGCCATTCCTTCCGTTATATCCTTCAACCCACCATCCGTCGAATATGCTGAGATTTATGACCCCATTGAGGCCCGCCTTCATACCACTTGTTCCACTGGCCTCTAAGGGTCTTCTTGGAGTGTTAAGCCACACGTCAACTCCCGATACAAACAATCTTGCAGAGCCCATGTCATAGTTCTCGATTAAAATGATCTTCCCTTTGAACTCTGGCATTTGAGAAACTTCATAAACTCTTCTAAGGAACTCCTTGCCAGCTTCATCTCTTGGGTGAGCCTTTCCTCCAAAGACAATGTAAACTGGCCTTTCGGGATTGTTCACTATTTTCTTAAGCCTCTCAAGGTCTGCGAATAGAAGAACAGCTCTCTTATATGTGGCAAATCTTCTTGCGAATCCTATTATCAGAGCGTTTTCGTCAATATCGGGCAGGGGTTCATCTATTCCTAACCTCTCATTTCTTCTCATGATTTTCCTTCTTATAAGCTCAATCAACTCTTTCTTTGCCTTTAAATGAGCCTCCCACAGCTCTTCATCAGGAATCCTTTCTATAGCATACCAAATACCTTCTAAGTTCACATGCTCCCTCCATATTTTTCCAATGTATATATCATACAGCTTCGCAAGATTTTCGTTTACCCATGTTGCTGTATGAACACCATTCGTTATGCCCTCTATTGGTATCTCATCCAGAGGAACTCCTTTCCAGAGATCAGCCCACATCTCTCTAGTAACTTTTGCATGTAACTGGCTGACTCCATTGACGAAGTTTGAGGTTTTAATTGATAGGATTGTCATATTGAAGTTCGAATCCTCTGGCGTAGCTTTTCCTAGCTCAAGGAACTTCTCCACAGGTAGTCCCTCAAAGAATTTTGAAAGTTTCTCTTTAACGAAGTCAGCTGGAAATACATCATGGCCTGCTGGTACTGGGGTGTGGGTTGTAAACACGCTTGTCCCTCTAACAACCTCCAAAGCCTCCTCAAAGCCTAGTCCTCTCTCCATGAGCCACCTTATTCTTTCAAAATTTGCAAAGGCCGGATGACCTTCATTTAAGTGAATAACTCCTGGCTCTATCTCTAAAGCCTTTAGAAGTCTCATTCCACCTATTCCTAGAAGAATCTCTTGCTTTATCCTTTTGTCAGGCTCCGCGTTATACAGATAATCACATATTCTTCTATCTTCATCGGTATTTTGGGGAACATCTGTGTCAAGCAGGTACAAGTTAACTCTACCAACTTTAACTAAAAAGACCCTTGCCTTTACTATCCTGTCCTCCAGAGGAACATCGATGAGAAGCGGCTTTCCATCGTTCGTTAGAACCTGTCTGATGGGCATTTCTTTTATGTTATACTCCGGGAATATTTCTACCTGTCTACCGTCTTTATCTATTTCCTGCTTGAAGTATCCATGCTTGTAAAGGAGGCCTATTGCTATGAAAGGCAGGCCAAGGTCACTGGCCGTCTTCAAATGATCCCCCGCAAGTATGCCAAGGCCTCCGGAATATATAGGAAGACTCTTACTAATGCCGTATTCCATACACAAATATACTATGGGCTTATCCCAGTGGGGATAATTTGTTGAAAACCACGTTGTACTTTCAGTCATATAGCTCTCAAATCTTTCGATTACCAGTTCATATAGGTCTAGGAAAGAATCATCCCTAGAAAGTTCTTTAAGCCTTGACTCTGGAACCTCTAGCAAAAGCTTAACTGGGTTTTTGTACTCCCTCCAGTGTTCCTCATCTATCTTTTGCCAAAGTTTCATTGCCTTATGATCCCAACTCCACCAGTAGTTATATGCTAAATCTGCCAATTTAAATAAATTTTCGGGAAGCTTTCTGAGTATTTTCTCTTTAATAGAATTGTCAACTTTCATTCCCTACCACCCCCAGAGAGCTAATTGCAACTTTATAATCCCTGTCAGAGTAAAGGACGAGGTAAATTTCCTTAACATTTCTAGCGTTTTTAAGAAACTCCTCAGCCACGGAGGCGAATACCCTAACAACATTTTCTAGGGGACAGCCATATATGCCTGCACTTATAGCTGGAAATGCAATACTCCTAACTCCAAGTTCGTCGGCTTTTTTCAATGCCCCCAAAATCGCAAGCTTAAGTTTTTCTTCTTTCTCATTATCCCATTTACCCCCACAATAGGGACCCACAGTGTGAATAACATACTTAACTCCATTTTCAGCAAGCCTCAAAGGAGGGGTAACAACAACTTCCCCATGTTCAATCCAATCTTTACCTAATTGTTTTTTCATCTCTTCTTTACTAATTTTTATGTACTCATATACGTCCCCAGCGGCAGCCTTTGCTATTGCATATGCAACGCCTCCTCCATGCTCTAAGTACTTGTTCGCTGCATTTACTATAGCATCTGCCCTAAACTTAGTTATGTCTCCCTTTACAATCCTAATCATTTCTCTTCACCTATTACCCTTAATATGAGGGTTTTCTCTCTTTCAGAAAAACTATCCATAGATCCAACAATTATCACAGTCGAATTATAGAGGATAGCATAATCCCTTAAATGAGCAAGGAACTTCAAAACACTATCAAATCCGTTTTCAAGAATCAGATATTCAAGACAATCTAACACAACTATTCCTCCTTTTTCCATATACCTAGTTGCTAAGGTTAACATTTTTACAAGATTCGTTGGCTCCACAGTTTGTTCACTCCTCTGAACTTTTGTTACCCAGAACCATCTCTCTTTATTTTCCTCTCTTGGAGGGTTCCTAGAAAAAACTAAAGCCATTTCTAAAATGTTGCTTGGTACTTTCTCCATAAACATTACTCCAGGTTTTAAGTTGACGCTCTCTGTTTTTTCAAGCGGCACAGGAATTTCAATTTTAAGAGAGCTGGTTGCAATTAGATAACCCAATACTAATGCCACTATAGCCTGAACTTTGTAGATTACCGAGGGATATTTATATAGCCCAATCGTTAAGAAAGCCAGAAGAAAGACTAGAAATGAAACTGTTTTCAACTCTCTCTCATTGGAGAAATATGTCACAACTCCCGCAATCATCAAAACAATCATATTAATGAATATCACCAGGAACGGAGAGTATTGAACAAAATATAAATACGCTACCACTGGTACGACAGTTAAGTATCTTATTTCATTCCCGTATTTATTGAAAAATTCTGGCAAAGTCATTTCGATAGTCCCTATCCAAAAGAAGGATACGAATGCAGAGATACTTGCCAAGTAGGTCACACTATTTATCAAGGCTCCGATACTCAAGGTTAAGAATGCAAGTGCATAATACAATAAGGGTCTCTCCCCTCTTCTGCTATGTTCATAGAATAAGACAACATAGAGAAGGAGGAGAGCAACGCCCAATACAATGTCAATATTTATCATAAGTTTCATAGTCCAATAACCCCCAAAAACTTGTCAATTACTTTATCTTCATCCACAGTCTGAAATTCTCCATCCAAGAGGATTATGTTCCCATTTACTATAAGGGTTTCAACATCGCCCATTTTTGCTGAGAATATTATCGAGCTTAATGGGTCATGAAGAGGCAACAAATTGGCCCTTCTAAGGGGAATTACTGCAATATCTGCTAAATATCCTTCTTTTATTACACCACCCTTCAGCTTCAATGCCTTTGCCCCATTCAGAGTTGCCATTCTGAGTATTTCACTAGATTTTATTATTGCCGGATCAAGAGCATGAACCTTCTGAAGAAGGGAGGCAAGTCTCATTTCTCTCAGCATATCTAGGGTATTATTGCTGGCCGCTCCATCGGTTCCTAGAGCAACGTTAACTTTGTTATCCAAGAGATCTCTCAGCCGTATTATACCACTTCCAAGCTTCATATTACTCGCAGGACAATGTACTATGGTAACCCCACCTTCGCTTAACAATTTTATGTCATTATCGCTTAGCCACACTCCATGGGCTGCAATTACCCTCGAATTTAGCAAGCCCACTTCGGCCAAAAGTTCAACCGGACTTTTACCATATCTCTCCTTAATTTGTTCTACTTCACTTCTTGTTTCGGATAGGTGGATTGTGACCAGAGAATCCCACTCCTTCATTTTGGTCGCGACCCACTTCAAGCATTCTGGAGAACAGGTGTAGGGAGCATGGGGAGCTAAAATAAAGTTGATAAGAGGAGAGTTAACCTTCTCCACGTATTTTTTGAACTTTTCTGTTTCCCTAAACTCGATTCTCCTTTTTTCTTCATCACTGAGATCTATCATCCCATAACCTAGAAAACCCCTTAATCCAACTTCCAAAGTTGCCTTGGCGACCTCTTCCATATGAAAGTACATATCAATAAAAGTCCCTGTTCCTGATCTTGCCATCTCAATAAGGGCAAGAAGGGCTCCCCAATAAATTTCCTTTCTTGTGAGTTTCTTCTCATTTGGCCAGATATATTTCTCTAACCACTCCATCAAAGGTACATCCTCTGCGAGTCCTCTTAACAATACCATAGGAGAGTGAGTGTGGGCATTAATAAAGGCCGGTATTACTAGTGAATTATTCACATCAATAACGATGTCCGCATTTGGGGATATATTCCTACCAATCTCTGAAATTACATTCCCCTCAACATATATATCAGCTCTCACAAGCTCAAAATTTTCTCCATGTAGAACTAAACCATTTTTAAGTAACACCGACAATGATACCCCCTTGTGTTTAATCGCTGATAAATATAAAAAGCTTTTTCCAAGTATCTTGGGGGAATTAAAATGCTCGAAGTCGAAATTTCCAGAATAAAGTTTAGGAACCCTCTAATATTAGCTTCAGGAGTCGTTGATATGACACCCGATTTGTTAAGAAGAGCTCACAGAGAAGGGGCCGGAGGGGTTGTAACTAAGTCAATAGGACTTAAACCCAGAAAGGGATACGAGAACCCTACGATAGTTGAGCTACCTTATGGCCTAATAAATGCCATGGGGCTTCCAAATCCTGGATGGGAAGCATTTCTTGAAGAATTTAAGGGAGAGAAATTTGATTTTCCTCTTATAGTCTCAATATTTGCTGGAACTCCCGAAGAATTCGCATTCTTGGCTGAGAAGCTTACCGAGATTGCCGATGCCTTCGAGCTTAACCTTAGCTGTCCCCATGCAAAAGGATATGGAATGGAGATCGGCCAGAGACCAGAAAACGTATATGAGGTAGTTAGAAAGGTCAAAGATGCAACAGACA
This is a stretch of genomic DNA from Pyrococcus sp. ST04. It encodes these proteins:
- a CDS encoding amidohydrolase family protein encodes the protein MLLKNGLVLHGENFELVRADIYVEGNVISEIGRNISPNADIVIDVNNSLVIPAFINAHTHSPMVLLRGLAEDVPLMEWLEKYIWPNEKKLTRKEIYWGALLALIEMARSGTGTFIDMYFHMEEVAKATLEVGLRGFLGYGMIDLSDEEKRRIEFRETEKFKKYVEKVNSPLINFILAPHAPYTCSPECLKWVATKMKEWDSLVTIHLSETRSEVEQIKERYGKSPVELLAEVGLLNSRVIAAHGVWLSDNDIKLLSEGGVTIVHCPASNMKLGSGIIRLRDLLDNKVNVALGTDGAASNNTLDMLREMRLASLLQKVHALDPAIIKSSEILRMATLNGAKALKLKGGVIKEGYLADIAVIPLRRANLLPLHDPLSSIIFSAKMGDVETLIVNGNIILLDGEFQTVDEDKVIDKFLGVIGL
- a CDS encoding [protein ADP-ribosylglutamate] hydrolase yields the protein MIRIVKGDITKFRADAIVNAANKYLEHGGGVAYAIAKAAAGDVYEYIKISKEEMKKQLGKDWIEHGEVVVTPPLRLAENGVKYVIHTVGPYCGGKWDNEKEEKLKLAILGALKKADELGVRSIAFPAISAGIYGCPLENVVRVFASVAEEFLKNARNVKEIYLVLYSDRDYKVAISSLGVVGNES
- a CDS encoding DUF835 domain-containing protein, yielding MKLMINIDIVLGVALLLLYVVLFYEHSRRGERPLLYYALAFLTLSIGALINSVTYLASISAFVSFFWIGTIEMTLPEFFNKYGNEIRYLTVVPVVAYLYFVQYSPFLVIFINMIVLMIAGVVTYFSNERELKTVSFLVFLLAFLTIGLYKYPSVIYKVQAIVALVLGYLIATSSLKIEIPVPLEKTESVNLKPGVMFMEKVPSNILEMALVFSRNPPREENKERWFWVTKVQRSEQTVEPTNLVKMLTLATRYMEKGGIVVLDCLEYLILENGFDSVLKFLAHLRDYAILYNSTVIIVGSMDSFSEREKTLILRVIGEEK
- a CDS encoding slipin family protein; translated protein: MIIPGNIIVIGIVLLFILIFLASAIKIVKEYERAVIFRLGRVVGARGPGLFFIIPIFEKAVIVDLRTQVLDVPVQETITKDNVPVRVNAVVYFRVVDPVKAVTQVRNYIMATSQISQTTLRSVIGQAHLDELLSERDKLNMQLQRIIDEATDPWGIKVTAVEIKDVELPAGMQRAMAKQAEAERERRARILLAEAERQAAEKLREAAEIISEHPMALQLRTLQTISDVASDKSNVIVLTLPMEMLKLFKSLAEAAEAYKEKVEKEEKE
- the malP gene encoding maltodextrin phosphorylase, with amino-acid sequence MKVDNSIKEKILRKLPENLFKLADLAYNYWWSWDHKAMKLWQKIDEEHWREYKNPVKLLLEVPESRLKELSRDDSFLDLYELVIERFESYMTESTTWFSTNYPHWDKPIVYLCMEYGISKSLPIYSGGLGILAGDHLKTASDLGLPFIAIGLLYKHGYFKQEIDKDGRQVEIFPEYNIKEMPIRQVLTNDGKPLLIDVPLEDRIVKARVFLVKVGRVNLYLLDTDVPQNTDEDRRICDYLYNAEPDKRIKQEILLGIGGMRLLKALEIEPGVIHLNEGHPAFANFERIRWLMERGLGFEEALEVVRGTSVFTTHTPVPAGHDVFPADFVKEKLSKFFEGLPVEKFLELGKATPEDSNFNMTILSIKTSNFVNGVSQLHAKVTREMWADLWKGVPLDEIPIEGITNGVHTATWVNENLAKLYDIYIGKIWREHVNLEGIWYAIERIPDEELWEAHLKAKKELIELIRRKIMRRNERLGIDEPLPDIDENALIIGFARRFATYKRAVLLFADLERLKKIVNNPERPVYIVFGGKAHPRDEAGKEFLRRVYEVSQMPEFKGKIILIENYDMGSARLFVSGVDVWLNTPRRPLEASGTSGMKAGLNGVINLSIFDGWWVEGYNGRNGWVIGDTSTEPETEADDYWDAISLYDILEGVVVPMYYENRDAWIRMMKESIKTIAPRFSTHRMVKDYVTKFYSKAMELGIYLSRDNYKWAKELARWKARVMKEWEKVEIEDVKVNEHLVEVTVNLNGLSPEDVRVELYYGIREEKFKILKPHIVELRKTKELGNGRYVYTYRGKALQNLNDPCWHYAVRVYAYHPMMPGKFLLGGYIKWRGLKE